A single region of the Vicia villosa cultivar HV-30 ecotype Madison, WI linkage group LG4, Vvil1.0, whole genome shotgun sequence genome encodes:
- the LOC131597101 gene encoding uncharacterized protein LOC131597101, protein MPLYKKFMKEVIAKKRPVGGEPEIETEKCGKVSPERKVPIKKNDPGVVAICCIIKDRILKKVLIDYGSSVSLMPLSIFKNLYLGKISESETKLNFADYTVKKSYGIVEDVLVEVDKLFFPVDFNIMDIPEDEETLILLGRPFLLTSRCNFDIEKGTLTMKSFDEEVTLKMLDVKKQSAGGHDQAFVGMVIKEGLSGEARKLRWSHTTLCELPLLGLF, encoded by the exons atgcctttgtacaagaaatttatgaaagaggttaTTGCTAAAAAGAGACCAGTGGGAGGTGAGCCTGAAATTGAAACTGAAAAATGTGGTAAAGTCTCTCCCGAAAGAAAAGTACCAATCAAGAAGAACGATCCTGGAGTAGTGGCAATATGTTGCATTATCAAGGACAGAATTTTAAAAAAGGTACTAATCGAttatggttctagtgtgagtctaATGCCATTGTCTATCTTCAAAAATCTTTACTTGGGAAAGATAAGTGAGAGTGAGACAAAATTAAATTTTGCTGATTACACTGTTAAGAAGTCATATGGGATAGTTGAAGATGTATTGGTGGAAGTGGATAAGTTATTCTTCCCAGTCGATTTCAatatcatggacattcctgaagatgaagagactCTGATccttcttggaagaccattcttGTTGACCAGTCGCTGCAATTTTGATATTGAGAAAGGGACACTCACgatgaaatcatttgatgaagaggtaACATTGAAGATGTTAGATgtcaagaaacaaagtgcagGTGGACATGATCAAGCTTTTGTTGGTATG gtaaTAAAAGAGGGTCTTTCTGGTGAAGCAAGGAAGCTGCGGTGGAGTCACACTACCCTCTGTGAGTTACCTCTCttaggcttgttctaa
- the LOC131597102 gene encoding uncharacterized protein LOC131597102: MSASFTKSNRPDLSTSPTYANVKGSSSSVNSCISLKSSMFVTVAETAEVVKWLSHRKKRTCMCSPSMHPGSFRCRLHKNSGSAIAQSQKSLYTRRSAMMNSLVRIRGIEEELVRRALVAPIRCPSHKQRRRFDFQPRPSRFSVMSRY; the protein is encoded by the coding sequence ATGTCTGCATCATTTACAAAATCAAACAGACCTGATCTCTCCACCTCCCCTACCTATGCCAATGTCAAAGGCTCGTCTTCCTCCGTCAACAGTTGCATCTCATTGAAAAGTTCCATGTTTGTAACTGTCGCCGAAACGGCAGAGGTAGTCAAATGGCTTAGTCACCGGAAGAAACGTACGTGTATGTGCTCGCCGTCAATGCACCCTGGCTCATTCCGGTGTAGGCTCCACAAGAACTCTGGCTCGGCAATTGCTCAATCACAAAAGAGTCTTTACACGCGAAGATCGGCCATGATGAACTCGCTTGTGAGAATCCGTGGCATTGAGGAAGAGCTCGTTAGGAGAGCGCTGGTGGCTCCGATTAGATGTCCGTCACATAAACAACGCAGGCGTTTTGATTTTCAGCCGCGACCTAGCAGGTTTTCTGTCATGTCCAGATATTAA